The Huiozyma naganishii CBS 8797 chromosome 3, complete genome genome contains a region encoding:
- the FAR1 gene encoding cyclin-dependent protein serine/threonine kinase inhibiting protein FAR1 (similar to Saccharomyces cerevisiae FAR1 (YJL157C); ancestral locus Anc_1.190): MPFSTPTRGSYEKRVHTPPTIERESGSRTASKFLKGLSNSVFKKPANEISSQNVKISTSGSFRSNKTLRMSKRTNTPEPLNLSGILSPPPSTKRGELSRKTTSTSHSSQSSKATLLASPITLFPSSKDKKGPTKLKNALQSPVIIKKDTSRFESKRRGYLEEASPLHMKNLSQNIRKLRSNSSNYKKHVGETCSICDEQICNSFSGEKTLELTCSHVAHFNCYLIVFEEAYHHAKIPNCRSCNKSSEPVDDDSTELLMSNVLSNNQNYGKTSSEQYLEQIIHKGSEFLATSFTPIDQTIKTADITCDGFNALTKSDSETITDLRTGGSFSPIFTYTSIASDIDDSDEDEDTNAPQVEYSLDTTDHEPQISLKFPGAQVVHNLLSRLQQANDGNQEEELRRLIMGEVREKFDVTATAAQLLMFDFVNYSTNGEEWEKNVLLYYFQDVLIIYDDDNCKIIGKIPINQISNAVTINEEKLLLDLKSTIVPEIYLQFTRTLSSNSKFLTEKWKYYLTYTQEIPSMMQMTDTALSVLSSKMCDMFLDWTRDKSPANEEIRWWDKRIFLRLIVCVSVSSFGSGDSKENYKDTLVAQLKEVVSSLNKDDLFGLVLTGKKGDGTFGRNGTFVGMVNKQWDGWNDFIDGLNTTGDSIFGSEEEEMSVALETCYKLASSVNIGDTQTETYLNQIIVLKGTEDTDQTIERTNINMPGKILDVLFDRHEFELEKIGLWKGSASISHKIDNLRQKTVKELIVRINDIDIKMGSMNPRLVKKCKVKEYRNLLSNEFGECTVKWLDVKTKLRHEERVKLSFNKT, translated from the coding sequence ATGCCTTTTTCTACCCCAACCAGAGGTAGCTACGAAAAGAGAGTACATACACCTCCTACTATAGAACGCGAAAGTGGATCGAGGACTGCATCCAAATTTCTAAAAGGACTATCGAATAGCGTCTTCAAAAAGCCGGCAAATGAGATATCCAGCCAAAATGTAAAAATAAGCACAAGTGGGAGCTTTAGGTCGAATAAAACTTTAAGAATGTCAAAAAGGACTAATACTCCTGAACCATTGAACCTATCTGGTATTTTATCACCCCCACCTTCCACCAAAAGAGGCGAATTAAGCCGCAAGACAACCTCTACTTCCCATTCTTCCCAGTCTTCCAAAGCAACACTTTTAGCATCTCCTATAACACTATTCCCTTCATCAAAGGACAAGAAAGGACCCACTAAATTAAAGAATGCTCTCCAATCCCCTGTAATTATTAAGAAAGATACAAGCAGATTTgaaagcaaaagaagaggtTACTTAGAAGAGGCTTCTCCGCTTCATATGAAAAACCTTTCTCAAAACATCAGAAAGTTACGAAGCAATAGCTCAAACTATAAGAAACATGTTGGTGAAACGTGTTCTATCTGTGACGAGCAGATTTGTAACAGCTTTTCAGGTGAGAAAACTTTAGAGTTGACGTGTTCCCATGTAGCACATTTTAACTGCTACCTCATTGTTTTCGAGGAGGCGTACCATCACGCCAAAATTCCGAATTGTAGATCTTGTAATAAGTCTTCGGAGCCTGTGGACGATGATAGCACCGAATTGCTCATGTCGAATGTCTTGAGCAATAATCAAAATTACGGGAAGACAAGTAGCGAACAATATTTGGAACAAATAATTCATAAAGGTTCTGAATTTCTGGCCACAAGCTTTACACCGATCGATCAAACAATCAAGACGGCTGACATTACGTGTGACGGGTTTAATGCGCTCACGAAATCAGATAGCGAAACAATAACTGATTTAAGAACGGGTGGTAGCTTTTCCCCTATTTTCACATATACTAGTATTGCGAGTGATATCGACGACTCagatgaagatgaggatACCAATGCACCACAGGTTGAATATTCTTTAGACACTACCGACCACGAACCACAAATATCCTTGAAGTTCCCTGGTGCCCAAGTAGTTCACAATCTACTGAGTCGGTTGCAACAAGCCAATGACGGCAATCAGGAGGAAGAACTTCGACGCTTGATCATGGGTGAGGTCAGGGAAAAATTTGATGTTACGGCCACCGCTGCTCAATTGTTGATGTTCGATTTTGTAAATTACTCCACCAACGGTGAGGAATGGGAGAAAAATGTCCTATTGTACTACTTCCAGGATGTTCTGATCATATACGATGACGACAACTGCAAAATCATAGGCAAGATCCCGATTAATCAAATCTCCAATGCTGTAACCATCAACGAGGAAAAGTTATTGCTCGACCTAAAGAGCACCATAGTACCGGAAATATACTTGCAGTTCACGAGGACACTAAGCTCCAACTCCAAATTTTTGACAGAGAAATGGAAGTATTATCTTACCTATACCCAGGAAATTCCTTCTATGATGCAGATGACAGATACTGCACTGTCCGTCTTATCCTCCAAAATGTGTGATATGTTCCTTGACTGGACTAGAGATAAAAGTCCCGCCAATGAGGAAATACGATGGTGGGACAAGCGAATCTTTCTCCGTTTGATTGTCTGTGTTAGTGTCAGCTCGTTCGGTTCCGGTGACTCGAAAGAAAATTACAAGGATACACTAGTAGCTCAATTAAAGGAAGTTGTGAGCAGCTTAAACAAAGATGATTTATTTGGATTGGTACTTACAGGGAAGAAGGGTGATGGGACTTTTGGTCGCAATGGTACATTCGTCGGTATGGTTAACAAACAGTGGGACGGATGGAATGATTTTATCGACGGATTGAATACCACTGGCGATTCTATTTTTGGGagtgaggaggaggaaatgTCAGTAGCTTTGGAGACTTGCTACAAGCTTGCCTCTAGTGTCAATATAGGGGACACACAGACAGAGACTTACCTAAACCAAATTATTGTCTTGAAGGGAACAGAAGATACCGACCAGACTATCGAACGGACCAATATCAACATGCCTGGGAAGATCTTGGACGTTTTATTCGATCGTCATGAGTTTGAGCTTGAAAAGATCGGACTCTGGAAGGGCAGTGCTTCCATTTCTCATAAAATAGACAACCTGCGTCAGAAAACTGTCAAAGAACTGATCGTTCGGATTAATGACATTGATATTAAGATGGGTAGCATGAACCCCCGCTTAGTGAAAAAATGCAAAGTGAAAGAATACAGAAATCTGCTGAGTAATGAATTTGGTGAATGCACGGTGAAATGGTTGGACgtgaaaacaaaattgagACACGAGGAACGTGTTAAGTTATCGTTTAACAAGACATAG
- the SSY5 gene encoding Ssy5p (similar to Saccharomyces cerevisiae SSY5 (YJL156C); ancestral locus Anc_1.191), protein MAGKLFNIGRRTSRKDKQDVQSSSDTPDAESQGSSSRFGQGDGDSPNVVNNPAGQIPEDTASTRFSDKSSSIFSRGRTANASSKNSSNMSGARSASGSSKKVFGNTYNDLGKPLRVVTNSEPFGTLSTVLEEKSKADFAKENSARAAMTSTHERETSSLPERAANSCQQELFHLETNLMELMDDVHQNVLNISKAIILAIEFFKDFLSSGRVVVVPNISSENSSNLRNISKIVFHFLDNLLVSDGFSNSRSILLKRYVQFLKKLNIDPMAEREPGSNTLPYLMNFCIDENHTLPNTSRLTKLMEEILKTDSSIISDQTGAFIAPIRRGLCQRASVLSIVFGIPNLQQEHYEMIKVLYSMYPDVHLYLTKDSIKPCAKVQSPLNSSKFQEGIHGDQLSQTALNDSFGAGFSPPYRIAENPLSPPISMSISTMDSSQMTGTLGGYVFPQIDKTSKFSAFSGASFAITSAHVLLTESQDYQDVSVPSSVLQKAYLATILKESKKYPENSQERMAFVKEAQKIKEQLKWHKENKFGQIVWGERSMVNQKLSDISIIKVNPTYKCENHIGNNAKFISDPTLRFQNNYVKKKIMKIKAGLKVFKIGASSNYTSGQVNGTRLVYWADGKLQSSEFVVASPSPLFAAAGDSGSWILAKSEDQLGLGVVGMLHSYDGANQQFGLFTPIDDILERLHDVTGVHWDIEPELD, encoded by the coding sequence ATGGCTGGGAAACTCTTCAATATAGGCAGGAGGACATCGAGGAAGGATAAGCAGGACGTGCAGAGCAGCTCCGATACACCGGACGCTGAATCACAGGGCTCAAGTTCCAGGTTTGGGCAAGGTGATGGCGATAGTCCCAATGTTGTGAACAACCCCGCTGGCCAAATACCGGAGGACACAGCGTCAACAAGGTTTTCTGACAAGTCCTCATCCATATTCTCAAGGGGGAGAACCGCAAACGCGTCTAGTAAGAACTCGTCTAACATGTCGGGGGCACGGAGTGCGTCTGGCAGTTCgaaaaaagtttttggaaacaCGTATAACGATCTGGGGAAACCTTTACGTGTAGTAACAAATTCTGAACCATTTGGCACTCTCAGCACTGTTTTAGAGGAGAAATCAAAGGCAGATTTTGCCAAAGAGAACTCTGCGAGAGCAGCAATGACAAGTACACATGAAAGAGAAACTTCCAGCTTACCAGAACGCGCTGCGAACTCCTGCCAGCAAGAGCTATTTCACCTAGAAACAAATCTGATGGAATTAATGGATGACGTGCACCAGAATGTATTAAACATCTCAAAGGCAATAATCTTGGCTATTGAATTCTTCAAGGATTTTTTGTCGTCTGGAAGAGTTGTTGTAGTTCCCAATATCAGCTCCGAAAACAGTAGTAACCTGCGAAATATCTCCAAAATAGTCTTCCATTTCCTAGATAACCTATTGGTATCCGACGGATTCAGCAACTCTCGTTCTATATTGCTGAAGAGGTAcgttcaatttttgaagaagttgaacatAGATCCCATGGCAGAAAGAGAACCTGGCTCCAACACATTACCATATCTAATGAACTTCTGCATTGACGAGAACCATACGTTGCCAAACACAAGCAGACTAACAAAACTTATGGAAGAAATACTGAAAACTGATTCGAGCATAATATCTGACCAAACTGGGGCATTCATTGCTCCAATACGAAGAGGGTTATGTCAAAGAGCATCAGTTTTGAGTATAGTGTTTGGTATTCCTAATCTTCAGCAAGAACACTATGAAATGATAAAGGTACTGTATTCCATGTATCCAGACGTCCATCTGTATTTGACCAAGGATTCGATAAAACCGTGCGCGAAGGTTCAGTCACCGTTGAATAGCTCAAAATTTCAGGAAGGTATACATGGGGACCAACTGAGTCAAACAGCATTGAATGACTCGTTTGGAGCTGGCTTTTCCCCTCCATACAGGATAGCTGAAAACCCTTTATCCCCACCTATCTCCATGTCGATATCAACTATGGACAGCTCTCAGATGACCGGTACCCTCGGAGGGTATGTGTTCCCTCAGATTGATAAAACTTCTAAATTTTCTGCATTTTCTGGAGCATCGTTTGCCATTACAAGCGCACACGTCTTATTGACAGAATCGCAAGATTATCAAGATGTAAGTGTACCTTCAAGCGTACTACAGAAGGCTTATTTAGCTACAATCCTGAAGGAGTCTAAGAAATACCCTGAAAACTCACAAGAGAGAATGGCTTTTGTGAAAGAAGCTCAGAAAATTAAAGAACAACTTAAATGGcacaaagaaaacaaatTTGGCCAGATCGTATGGGGGGAAAGATCAATGGTGAACCAGAAACTCTCGGATATTTCCATCATAAAAGTTAATCCAACATACAAGTGTGAAAACCATATCGGTAACAACGCGAAATTCATCAGCGATCCTACCCTAAGGTTTCAAAACAACTATGTTAAGAAGAAAATCATGAAGATAAAAGCAGgcttgaaagtgttcaaaaTAGGTGCGTCCAGTAACTACACTTCTGGTCAAGTCAACGGCACAAGGCTCGTTTATTGGGCGGACGGGAAACTACAGTCAAGCGAGTTCGTTGTAGCATCGCCGTCTCCTCTCTTCGCTGCAGCTGGTGACTCAGGATCCTGGATCCTTGCCAAGTCAGAAGATCAGTTGGGGCTTGGTGTAGTTGGAATGCTACACTCGTACGACGGTGCGAATCAACAATTTGGCCTCTTCACTCCGATAGACGACATTTTGGAACGATTGCATGATGTCACGGGAGTTCATTGGGATATTGAACCCGAACTGGATTAA
- the FBP26 gene encoding fructose-2,6-bisphosphatase (similar to Saccharomyces cerevisiae FBP26 (YJL155C); ancestral locus Anc_1.192), with translation MPFTAISNENDLKIVIVMVGLPARGKSYVSQKIMRYLKWMSVRCEIFNVGHYRRKLGFEKPDHEFFDFENDELFKIREEALKLAFNSMVEWFDQPVDDSNWERDLGRVAILDATNSTRERRSTVLELCREKGFVTMFVENWCDISDVIEKNIEDTVKSSPDYTGMEVARATEDFKNRIDNYERVYETLDQNNDADLTFVKLINISEAVVINKIRTYLQRRIVFYVINLQAKPKYIWLSRHGESLYNVEKKIGGDSSLSERGLQYARKLKSIVADTISGESKEHLTVWTSTLIRTQETAQFLPYPKKKWKALDELDAGLCDGMTYEEIEEQYPEDFKARDDDKYEYRYRGGESYRDVVIRLEPIIMEMERQEHVLIITHQAVLRCIYAYFMNVPQEESPWMSIPLHTLIQLETRPYGTIVTRIKANIPAVSTYKKKGTSSIGEIADPNSSSNIIFKTPERA, from the coding sequence ATGCCCTTCACGGCTATTTCGAACGAGAACGACCTCAAGATCGTGATTGTCATGGTCGGCTTGCCCGCTAGGGGCAAGTCCTACGTCTCGCAGAAGATAATGCGGTACTTGAAGTGGATGTCCGTTCGCTGCGAGATCTTCAACGTAGGGCACTACCGGAGGAAACTCGGGTTTGAGAAGCCGGACCACGAGTTCTTcgattttgaaaacgacgaactgttcaagataAGAGAGGAGGCGCTCAAATTGGCATTCAACAGCATGGTCGAGTGGTTTGACCAGCCCGTGGATGATTCCAACTGGGAGAGGGATCTGGGCAGGGTGGCTATCCTGGATGCCACGAACAGCACGAGGGAGAGGAGGAGCACGGTGTTGGAATTGTGCAGGGAGAAAGGGTTCGTCACCATGTTTGTCGAGAACTGGTGCGATATCTCCGATGTCATAGAGAAAAACATCGAGGATACGGTGAAGTCGTCCCCGGACTACACGGGGATGGAGGTTGCTAGGGCAACGGAGGATTTCAAGAATAGGATTGACAACTATGAGCGTGTCTACGAGACGCTCGACCAAAATAATGACGCAGATTTGACTTTCGTGAAGTTAATCAACATCAGCGAGGCCGTCGTCATCAACAAGATTAGGACTTACTTGCAACGCAGAATCGTGTTCTACGTGATAAATTTGCAGGCGAAACCGAAATACATTTGGTTATCGAGACACGGCGAGTCCCTGTACAAcgttgaaaagaaaatcGGCGGAGATTCGTCCCTGTCGGAGAGAGGGCTACAGTATGCAAGGAAATTAAAGTCGATCGTGGCGGACACCATCTCGGGAGAGAGTAAAGAGCACTTGACAGTGTGGACGTCTACTTTGATCAGAACGCAAGAGACTGCACAGTTCTTACCGtacccaaaaaaaaaatggaagGCGCTCGATGAGCTAGACGCTGGACTTTGCGACGGGATGACGTACGAAGAGATCGAGGAACAGTACCCGGAGGATTTTAAAGCGCGTGATGACGATAAGTACGAGTACAGATACAGGGGCGGCGAATCGTACAGAGATGTAGTCATCAGATTGGAACCCATCATAATGGAGATGGAAAGACAAGAGCATGTCCTCATTATCACCCACCAAGCTGTACTCCGGTGCATATACGCGTACTTCATGAATGTTCCACAGGAGGAATCTCCATGGATGTCTATCCCTCTACACACATTGATCCAATTGGAAACGAGACCCTACGGCACGATAGTGACCAGAATCAAGGCCAATATCCCTGCCGTGAGCacgtacaagaagaaggggacAAGTTCTATCGGAGAAATAGCTGATCCTAACAGTAGCTCAAATATTATTTTCAAAACACCAGAACGTGCATGA
- the INO1 gene encoding inositol-3-phosphate synthase INO1 (similar to Saccharomyces cerevisiae INO1 (YJL153C); ancestral locus Anc_1.195), whose product METVALFSVACKVAMCFEVAVYPRYINRSVWGVGRLLLRLSLPRSSSAPPHCTTMTNNSGSANAIPFNPQLCTLSRETNELVSSFKYQNTVIDTDPSTGAVRGLSPREINYNFKVDLSVPEKVGVLLVGFGGNNGSTLLASILANRQKMVFNNKEGPQRANFFGSMTQSSTMKLGVDVKGNDVFVPFNSVLPMADPTEFVVDGWDINNANLFEAMQRGHVLEYDLQMKLKSQMENIVPMKSVYYPDFIALNQFDRANNCINATQGGEGFSTAQKRKDLEQIRKDIRHFKATNKLDKVIVLWTANTERCVDIIPSVNDSADSLLKAIEDNHEEIAPSTIFAAASILEGVPYINGSPQNTFVPGLIDLAERHDVLIAGDDFKSGQTKLKSVLMQFLVDAGIKPVSIASYNHLGNNDGKNLSSQRQFRSKEISKSSVIDDCIQSNKILYNDHKDKSKVNHCIVIKYLPAVGDSKVAMDEYYSELMLGGHNRISIHNVCEDSLLAAPLIIDLLVMTEFFSRIKYQKIEDGAPPSDKFSDFYPILTFLSYWLKAPLTRKGFQPINSLNRQRLALENFLRLLIGLPPNDELRFEERLV is encoded by the coding sequence ATGGAGACCGTCGCGCTGTTCTCAGTTGCATGCAAGGTCGCCATGTGCTTCGAGGTGGCGGTCTACCCTCGGTATATAAATAGGAGCGTTTGGGGTGTAGGTCGGTTACTCCTTCGTCTGTCTCTCCCTCGATCCAGCAGTGCACCACCACACTGCACAACAATGACTAACAATTCTGGTTCAGCAAACGCTATCCCCTTTAACCCACAACTATGTACTCTGTCCAGAGAGACCAATGAGCTGGTTTCCTCGTTTAAGTACCAGAACACGGTCATTGACACAGACCCATCAACAGGCGCTGTTCGCGGGCTGTCCCCCCGCGAGATTAATTACAACTTTAAAGTGGATCTCAGTGTCCCAGAGAAAGTTGGTGTCTTGTTAGTAGGGTTTGGCGGGAATAACGGGTCCACTCTCTTAGCTTCTATTTTGGCTAATAGACAGAAAATGGTGTTCAATAACAAGGAGGGGCCTCAAAGGGCCAATTTTTTCGGTTCAATGACACAGTCGTCCACTATGAAATTGGGGGTCGATGTGAAGGGGAATGACGTGTTTGTCCCATTTAATTCCGTGCTACCCATGGCGGACCCAACGGAGTTCGTGGTTGATGGGTGGGATATCAATAATGCTAACTTGTTCGAAGCAATGCAGAGGGGGCATGTACTGGAGTATGACCTTCaaatgaaattgaaaagtcAGATGGAAAATATCGTGCCCATGAAATCAGTTTACTACCCTGATTTCATCGCTTTGAACCAATTCGATAGAGCTAATAACTGTATTAATGCGACACAGGGCGGGGAAGGGTTCTCCACTGCacagaagagaaaagatttggaacagATTAGGAAAGATATTCGTCACTTTAAAGCGACAAACAAGTTGGATAAAGTGATTGTGTTGTGGACAGCAAACACGGAAAGATGTGTCGATATCATCCCCAGTGTTAACGATTCGGCTGATTCCCTTTTGAAGGCTATTGAGGATAACCACGAGGAGATCGCTCCATCAACCATCTTTGCAGCGGCTTCGATCTTGGAAGGTGTCCCCTACATTAATGGATCCCCGCAGAACACTTTTGTGCCAGGTTTGATCGATCTGGCGGAGAGACACGACGTGTTGATTGCAGGTGACGATTTCAAGTCTGGTCAGACAAAATTGAAGTCTGTTCTGATGCAGTTCTTGGTCGATGCGGGGATCAAGCCCGTCTCCATCGCGTCGTACAACCATTTGGGGAACAACGACGGAAAGAACTTGTCCTCGCAGAGACAATTCCGGTCGAAGGAGATCTCCAAGAGCTCAGTCATTGACGACTGTATCCAGTCAAACAAAATCCTGTACAACGATCACAAGGATAAGAGTAAAGTCAACCACTGTATCGTCATCAAGTATCTCCCAGCTGTCGGTGACTCCAAAGTCGCCATGGACGAGTACTACAGCGAACTGATGTTGGGTGGGCACAACAGAATCTCCATCCATAACGTGTGTGAGGACTCGCTCTTGGCGGCACCTTTGATCATCGACTTGCTCGTGATGAcagaatttttttcaaggaTCAAGTACCAGAAAATCGAGGACGGTGCCCCACCAAGTGACAAGTTCAGTGACTTCTATCCAAtcttgaccttcttgaGTTACTGGCTGAAGGCGCCACTGACAAGAAAGGGGTTCCAACCaatcaactctttgaacagacAGAGACTTGCCTTGGAAAACTTTCTAAGATTACTCATTGGGTTGCCCCCAAACGACGAGTTGAGATTCGAGGAAAGACTCGTTTAG
- the SNA3 gene encoding Sna3p (similar to Saccharomyces cerevisiae SNA3 (YJL151C); ancestral locus Anc_1.197), which produces MVGQGIYSVNRQDIILMCLGVFIPPVPVIMRKGFWSRDTLLSFLLTIIFYFPAIVHSAYVIYETSTQRPNSNSGASGSRLGSRNTDDESRTPLNNGSLDVDLEASPAEEALPAEPSHTKDAQLPSYEEVPASSAVFGDNKVQH; this is translated from the coding sequence ATGGTAGGCCAAGGAATCTACTCAGTGAACAGACAGGACATCATCTTGATGTGTCTTGGTGTGTTCATCCCGCCTGTCCCCGTGATCATGCGGAAGGGTTTCTGGTCCAGGGACACGCTACTCAGTTTCCTACTCACAATCATCTTCTACTTCCCAGCCATCGTCCACAGTGCATACGTCATATACGAGACAAGCACGCAGAGaccaaacagcaacagcggTGCTTCCGGTTCCCGCCTGGGGTCCCGTAACACCGACGACGAGTCCCGCACCCCACTGAACAACGGCTCGCTGGACGTGGACCTGGAGGCCTCGCCCGCGGAGGAGGCCTTGCCCGCGGAGCCGTCCCACACAAAGGACGCACAGCTCCCCAGCTACGAGGAGGTCCCCGCCTCGAGTGCCGTGTTCGGTGACAACAAGGTGCAGCACTGA
- the DAS1 gene encoding SCF ubiquitin ligase complex subunit DAS1 (similar to Saccharomyces cerevisiae YJL149W; ancestral locus Anc_1.198): protein MSREFPMNKLPRELLHEIVSHLSQQDRLNCALVSRKWYKVATKIVYRRIYLNDSNVVRSDFMNVAINWTLLNIPSFLNEDESRDIANSKLRALITTFENNEYILNSVEWIRINWDLDSLLQKKILKLLCDKAQALKRLENVTDPSCNDIIASGRYSRDNLTSFDMAPPNSLPELAVPPEFIPNLIDYLDTRISTHLSHMTLFIDPLKLFNYLYHLREKLTIVDLKLHWRREFYAPEYFEESKLRSPELRRLTDVFDVRALKTLTIISWNESLMSREMQMLKEFKDFVHLEDLSLISIKQDIDILVELFENLKNLKRLKMDFLEDYIPETTSPRIFLTILFNCQKLQFIDIRFEGIDTPVINMNGNKFELEQKCHCANCTYAFNEILRAKIFVFPIDYYLTDIQDIAAKDIFKMMRYLSLLPYSKACDCYPSVRTQPMNMNEFVKKMNENLVNYRQHRNQLLKVPREDPNPGINDTWNAADSDPVHTAADSRPVTLQAQTVLPQLTTTQANRDEFEQLDIILSSTILNQRLENKLERLPHDPLTKSDVIHLYHLMIHHFKNTYVTFLKGFPELRFLMLNDIPTIAIEENTERIFHPIFYHDNYESNLGGWTKQPFPNNVSKGTDGDDTVTRRATFI, encoded by the coding sequence ATGTCTCGAGAGTTCCCCATGAATAAGCTCCCTAGGGAGCTGTTGCACGAAATTGTATCACATTTGTCACAACAGGATCGACTGAACTGCGCACTCGTGTCCAGGAAATGGTACAAAGTGGCGACAAAGATCGTGTACAGGAGGATATACCTCAATGACTCGAACGTCGTCAGGTCGGACTTTATGAACGTCGCTATAAACTGGACTCTGCTCAATATCCCGTCGTTTTTGAACGAGGATGAGTCCAGGGACATCGCAAACAGTAAACTGAGAGCACTCATAACCACATTTGAAAACAACGAATACATTCTGAACTCCGTCGAGTGGATACGAATAAACTGGGATCTGGACTCACTCCTGCAGaaaaagattttgaaattaCTCTGCGATAAGGCACAGGCATTGAAACGACTGGAAAACGTCACAGACCCATCCTGTAACGATATTATTGCCTCGGGGAGGTACTCCAGGGATAACCTCACAAGTTTCGACATGGCACCACCAAACTCTCTCCCGGAATTGGCAGTACCCCCCGAATTCATTCCAAACCTGATCGACTACCTGGATACAAGGATATCCACACACTTGTCACACATGACTCTGTTCATAGACcctttgaaacttttcaactACTTGTACCATTTGAGGGAGAAACTGACCATTGTCGATTTGAAACTGCATTGGCGTCGAGAATTCTACGCACCAGAATATTTTGAGGAAAGTAAGTTGCGATCACCAGAATTGAGACGGCTCACAGATGTGTTTGACGTGCGCGCTCTCAAGACACTCACCATCATCTCGTGGAACGAGTCCCTCATGTCGCGCGAGATGCAGATGctcaaagagttcaaggACTTTGTGCATCTAGAAGACTTATCCCTCATTTCCATCAAACAGGACATCGATATCCTCGTCGAACTGttcgaaaacttgaaaaacttgaaacgGCTGAAGATGGACTTCTTGGAGGATTACATCCCAGAGACGACGTCGCCACGGATCTTCCTAACCATTTTATTCAATTGTCAAAAGTTGCAGTTCATCGATATCAGATTTGAGGGGATAGACACACCGGTCATCAACATGAATGGCAACAAGTTCGAGCTCGAGCAGAAATGCCACTGCGCAAACTGCACGTACGCGTTCAACGAAATACTGCGCGCCAAAATATTTGTATTCCCAATTGACTACTACCTGACGGACATCCAGGACATCGCCGCAAaggatatcttcaagatgATGCGGTACCTCTCACTGCTACCGTACTCGAAGGCCTGCGATTGCTACCCAAGTGTGAGGACACAACCAATGAACATGAACGAGTTCGTCAAAAAGATGAACGAAAACTTGGTCAACTACAGACAGCACAGAAACCAGTTACTCAAAGTACCAAGGGAGGATCCAAACCCAGGGATCAATGATACTTGGAACGCAGCGGACTCAGACCCAGTACACACGGCCGCTGATTCACGGCCGGTCACTCTACAAGCTCAAACGGTGCTACCGCAACTAACTACTACACAGGCGAATAGAGACGAATTTGAACAACTGGACATCATACTGTCGTCGACAATACTGAACCAACGACTCGAAAACAAACTGGAAAGGTTACCGCACGACCCTTTGACTAAGTCTGACGTGATCCACCTCTACCACCTCATGATCCATCATTTCAAAAACACATACGTCaccttcttgaagggaTTCCCAGAACTGAGATTCCTAATGCTGAACGATATCCCGACCATTGCAATAGAGGAAAACACCGAACGGATCTTCCACCCTATTTTTTACCATGACAACTACGAATCCAACCTGGGCGGCTGGACAAAACAGCCCTTCCCCAACAACGTTTCGAAAGGTACAGACGGAGACGATACCGTCACCAGAAGAGCCACGTTTATTTAA